The following coding sequences lie in one Danio rerio strain Tuebingen ecotype United States chromosome 3, GRCz12tu, whole genome shotgun sequence genomic window:
- the zgc:113443 gene encoding uncharacterized protein isoform X2, with protein sequence MEETHRHVKEGEETDSLKRKDKNCFTCTQCGKSLLYKKSLRHHMMIHTGEKPCTCTQCGKSLANKKSLRYHMMIHTGEKPFTCSECGTSFRQPSAVISHMMIHTGEKTHKCDQCGKTFLRASQLKKHLRVHIKERPYPCTVCGKSFRDQYGLRNHQKIHTGVREYMCFECEKTFHTAVKLKIHERVHTGEKPYICSVCSKGFSQFETMKMHERIHTGEKPYKCSLCDMRCSKSGDLRKHERTHTGEKPYKCSHCEKRCRDLGHLKIHERTHTGEKPYTCSLCNKRFGYSGSLKKHERIHTGERPYKCSHCEKRFNSSGHLKSHERTHTGEKPYKCSHCDKRFSALESLKKHVRIHTGEKPYTCSHCDKRFSTLDSLKTHERTHTGETPYTCSHCDKQFRHLGQLKKHERIHTGEKP encoded by the coding sequence ATGGAGGAGACACACCGTCATGTCAAAGAGGGAGAAGAAACTGACTCACTGAAGAGAAAAGACAAAAactgtttcacctgcactcagtgtggaaagagtctatTATACAAAAAGAGTCTCCGgcatcacatgatgatccacactggagagaaaccatgcACATGCACCCAGTGCGGGAAGAGTCTGGCAAACAAAAAGAGTCTCCGGTatcacatgatgattcacactggagagaaaccgtttacATGCTCTGAGTGCGGGACCAGTTTCAGACAGCCCTCAGCCGTTATTagtcacatgatgatccacactggagagaaaacacacaaatgtgatcAGTGCGGCAAAACATTTTTGAGAGCTTCACAGCTAAAGAAACACCTTAGAGTTCATATAAAGGAGAGGCCTTATCCATGCActgtgtgtggaaagagtttcagagaTCAATATGGTTTAAGAAatcatcagaagatccacaccggTGTGAGGGAGTACATGTGCTTCGAGTGTGAGAAGACCTTTCATACGGCTGTAAAATTGAAAATACATGAGagggttcacactggagagaaaccttacattTGTTCAGTGTGCAGTAAGGGATTCAGTCAATTTGAAACGATGAAAAtgcatgagaggattcacacaggagagaaaccttacaagtgttcactcTGCGACATGAGATGCAGTAAATCAGGAGATCTGAGAAAacatgagaggactcacactggagagaaaccttacaagtgttcacactgcgaaaAGAGATGCAGGGATTTAGGACATCTGAAAATacatgagaggactcacactggagagaaaccttacacgtGTTCACTCTGCAACAAGAGGTTCGGTTATTCAGGAAGCCTAAAAAAAcacgagaggattcacactggagaaagaccttacaagtgttcacactgtgaaaAGAGATTCAATAGTTCAGGACATCTAAAATCCcatgagaggactcacactggagagaaaccttacaagtgttcacactgcgacaagagatttaGTGCATTAGAAAGCCTGAAAAAACAtgtgaggattcacactggagagaaaccttacacgtgttcacactgcgacaagagatttaGTACATTAGACagcctgaaaacacatgagaggactcacactggagagacacCTTAcacgtgttcacactgcgacaagcaATTCAGACACTTAGGACAGCTGAAAaaacatgagaggattcacactggagagaaaccttaa
- the LOC100538333 gene encoding gastrula zinc finger protein XlCGF7.1-like (The RefSeq protein has 3 substitutions compared to this genomic sequence), with the protein MEETHSPVKEEEETDSLKRKDKNCFTCTQCGKSLLYKKSLRHHMMIHTGEKPCTCSECGTSFRHPSSLINHMLIHTGEKTHKCDQCGKTFLRASELKSHLQNHTKETPYPCTVCGKSFKDQARLNRHQKIHTGVREYMCFKCEKTFYRVEHLKVHERIHTAEKPYICSMCSKGFSQLEQMKMHERIHTGEKPYKCSHCNKRFSNSRNLKTHERTHTGEKPYKCSHCDKRFSYPVILKKHERIHTREKP; encoded by the coding sequence ATGGAGGAGACACACAGTCCTGTcaaagaggaagaagaaactgactcactgaagagaaaagacaaaaactgtttcacctgcactcagtgtggaaagagtctatTATACAAAAAGAGTCTCCGgcatcacatgatgatccacactggagagaaaccatgcACATGCTCTCAGTGTGGGACCAGTTTCAGACACCCCTCATCCCTAATTAATCACatgctgatccacactggagagaaaacacacaaatgtgatcagtgcggcaaaacatttttgagggCTTCAGAGCTGAAGAGCCACCTTCATAATCATACAAAGGAGAAGCCTTATCCATGCActgtgtgtggaaagagtttcaaagATCAAGCTCGTTTAAATagacatcagaagatccacaccggTGTGAGAGAGTACATGTGCTTCAAGTGTGAGAAGACCTTTTATAGGGTTGAACATTTGAAAgtacatgagaggattcacactgcaGAGAAACCTTACATTTGTTCAATGTGCAGTAAGGGATTCAGTCAGCTAGAACAGATGAAAAtgcatgagaggattcacaccggagagaaaccctacaagtgttcacactgcaacaAGAGATTCAGTAATTCAAGAAatctgaaaacacatgagaggactcacactggagagaaaccttacaagtgttcacactgtgacaagagatTCAGTTATCCAGTAATCTTGAAAAAACACGAGAGGATTCACACCAGAGAGAAACCTTAA
- the LOC100538333 gene encoding gastrula zinc finger protein XlCGF7.1-like isoform X1, whose amino-acid sequence MEETHSPVKEEEETDSLKRKDKNCFTCTQCGKSLLYKKSLRHHMMIHTGEKPCTCSQCGTSFRHPSSLINHMLIHTGEKTHKCDQCGKTFLRASELKSHLHNHTKEKPYPCTVCGKSFKDQARLNRHQKIHTGVREYMCFKCEKTFYRVEHLKVHERIHTAEKPYICSMCSKGFSQLEQMKMHERIHTGEKPYKCSHCNKRFSNSRNLKTHERTHTGEKPYKCSHCDKRFSYPVILKKHERIHTREKP is encoded by the coding sequence ATGGAGGAGACACACAGTCCTGTcaaagaggaagaagaaactgactcactgaagagaaaagacaaaaactgtttcacctgcactcagtgtggaaagagtctatTATACAAAAAGAGTCTCCGgcatcacatgatgatccacactggagagaaaccatgcACATGCTCTCAGTGTGGGACCAGTTTCAGACACCCCTCATCCCTAATTAATCACatgctgatccacactggagagaaaacacacaaatgtgatcagtgcggcaaaacatttttgagggCTTCAGAGCTGAAGAGCCACCTTCATAATCATACAAAGGAGAAGCCTTATCCATGCActgtgtgtggaaagagtttcaaagATCAAGCTCGTTTAAATagacatcagaagatccacaccggTGTGAGAGAGTACATGTGCTTCAAGTGTGAGAAGACCTTTTATAGGGTTGAACATTTGAAAgtacatgagaggattcacactgcaGAGAAACCTTACATTTGTTCAATGTGCAGTAAGGGATTCAGTCAGCTAGAACAGATGAAAAtgcatgagaggattcacaccggagagaaaccctacaagtgttcacactgcaacaAGAGATTCAGTAATTCAAGAAatctgaaaacacatgagaggactcacactggagagaaaccttacaagtgttcacactgtgacaagagatTCAGTTATCCAGTAATCTTGAAAAAACACGAGAGGATTCACACCAGAGAGAAACCTTAA
- the zgc:113443 gene encoding uncharacterized protein LOC777726 (The RefSeq protein has 10 substitutions compared to this genomic sequence) — MSDPEPCRIKPEDAEQQIGLMEETHSPVKEGEETDSLKRKDKNCFTCTQCGKSLLHKKSLRHHMMIHTGEKPFTCTQCGKSLANKKSLRYHMMIHTEEKPFTCSECGTSFRQPSAVISHMMIHTGEKTHKCDQCGKTFLRASQLKKHLRVHIKERPYPCTVCGKSFRDQYGLRNHQKIHTGVREYMCFECEKTFHTAVKLKIHERVHTGEKPYICSVCSKGFSQFETMKMHERIHTGEKPYKCSHCDMRCSKSGDLRKHERTHTGEKPYKCSHCEKRCRDLGHLKIHERTHTGEKPYTCSLCNKRFGYSGSLKKHERIHTGEKPYKCSHCEKRFNSSGHLKSHERTHTGEKPYKCSHCDKRFSALESLKKHVRIHTGEKPYTCSHCDKRFSTLDSLKTHERTHTGETPYTCSHCDKQFRHLGQLKKHERIHTGEKP, encoded by the exons ATGAGTGATcaagaaccctgcagaattaaagaTGAAGATACTGAACAACAAATAG gccTGATGGAGGAGACACACCGTCATGTCAAAGAGGGAGAAGAAACTGACTCACTGAAGAGAAAAGACAAAAactgtttcacctgcactcagtgtggaaagagtctatTATACAAAAAGAGTCTCCGgcatcacatgatgatccacactggagagaaaccatgcACATGCACCCAGTGCGGGAAGAGTCTGGCAAACAAAAAGAGTCTCCGGTatcacatgatgattcacactggagagaaaccgtttacATGCTCTGAGTGCGGGACCAGTTTCAGACAGCCCTCAGCCGTTATTagtcacatgatgatccacactggagagaaaacacacaaatgtgatcAGTGCGGCAAAACATTTTTGAGAGCTTCACAGCTAAAGAAACACCTTAGAGTTCATATAAAGGAGAGGCCTTATCCATGCActgtgtgtggaaagagtttcagagaTCAATATGGTTTAAGAAatcatcagaagatccacaccggTGTGAGGGAGTACATGTGCTTCGAGTGTGAGAAGACCTTTCATACGGCTGTAAAATTGAAAATACATGAGagggttcacactggagagaaaccttacattTGTTCAGTGTGCAGTAAGGGATTCAGTCAATTTGAAACGATGAAAAtgcatgagaggattcacacaggagagaaaccttacaagtgttcactcTGCGACATGAGATGCAGTAAATCAGGAGATCTGAGAAAacatgagaggactcacactggagagaaaccttacaagtgttcacactgcgaaaAGAGATGCAGGGATTTAGGACATCTGAAAATacatgagaggactcacactggagagaaaccttacacgtGTTCACTCTGCAACAAGAGGTTCGGTTATTCAGGAAGCCTAAAAAAAcacgagaggattcacactggagaaagaccttacaagtgttcacactgtgaaaAGAGATTCAATAGTTCAGGACATCTAAAATCCcatgagaggactcacactggagagaaaccttacaagtgttcacactgcgacaagagatttaGTGCATTAGAAAGCCTGAAAAAACAtgtgaggattcacactggagagaaaccttacacgtgttcacactgcgacaagagatttaGTACATTAGACagcctgaaaacacatgagaggactcacactggagagacacCTTAcacgtgttcacactgcgacaagcaATTCAGACACTTAGGACAGCTGAAAaaacatgagaggattcacactggagagaaaccttaa
- the zgc:113443 gene encoding uncharacterized protein isoform X1 gives MSDQEPCRIKDEDTEQQIGLMEETHRHVKEGEETDSLKRKDKNCFTCTQCGKSLLYKKSLRHHMMIHTGEKPCTCTQCGKSLANKKSLRYHMMIHTGEKPFTCSECGTSFRQPSAVISHMMIHTGEKTHKCDQCGKTFLRASQLKKHLRVHIKERPYPCTVCGKSFRDQYGLRNHQKIHTGVREYMCFECEKTFHTAVKLKIHERVHTGEKPYICSVCSKGFSQFETMKMHERIHTGEKPYKCSLCDMRCSKSGDLRKHERTHTGEKPYKCSHCEKRCRDLGHLKIHERTHTGEKPYTCSLCNKRFGYSGSLKKHERIHTGERPYKCSHCEKRFNSSGHLKSHERTHTGEKPYKCSHCDKRFSALESLKKHVRIHTGEKPYTCSHCDKRFSTLDSLKTHERTHTGETPYTCSHCDKQFRHLGQLKKHERIHTGEKP, from the exons ATGAGTGATcaagaaccctgcagaattaaagaTGAAGATACTGAACAACAAATAG gccTGATGGAGGAGACACACCGTCATGTCAAAGAGGGAGAAGAAACTGACTCACTGAAGAGAAAAGACAAAAactgtttcacctgcactcagtgtggaaagagtctatTATACAAAAAGAGTCTCCGgcatcacatgatgatccacactggagagaaaccatgcACATGCACCCAGTGCGGGAAGAGTCTGGCAAACAAAAAGAGTCTCCGGTatcacatgatgattcacactggagagaaaccgtttacATGCTCTGAGTGCGGGACCAGTTTCAGACAGCCCTCAGCCGTTATTagtcacatgatgatccacactggagagaaaacacacaaatgtgatcAGTGCGGCAAAACATTTTTGAGAGCTTCACAGCTAAAGAAACACCTTAGAGTTCATATAAAGGAGAGGCCTTATCCATGCActgtgtgtggaaagagtttcagagaTCAATATGGTTTAAGAAatcatcagaagatccacaccggTGTGAGGGAGTACATGTGCTTCGAGTGTGAGAAGACCTTTCATACGGCTGTAAAATTGAAAATACATGAGagggttcacactggagagaaaccttacattTGTTCAGTGTGCAGTAAGGGATTCAGTCAATTTGAAACGATGAAAAtgcatgagaggattcacacaggagagaaaccttacaagtgttcactcTGCGACATGAGATGCAGTAAATCAGGAGATCTGAGAAAacatgagaggactcacactggagagaaaccttacaagtgttcacactgcgaaaAGAGATGCAGGGATTTAGGACATCTGAAAATacatgagaggactcacactggagagaaaccttacacgtGTTCACTCTGCAACAAGAGGTTCGGTTATTCAGGAAGCCTAAAAAAAcacgagaggattcacactggagaaagaccttacaagtgttcacactgtgaaaAGAGATTCAATAGTTCAGGACATCTAAAATCCcatgagaggactcacactggagagaaaccttacaagtgttcacactgcgacaagagatttaGTGCATTAGAAAGCCTGAAAAAACAtgtgaggattcacactggagagaaaccttacacgtgttcacactgcgacaagagatttaGTACATTAGACagcctgaaaacacatgagaggactcacactggagagacacCTTAcacgtgttcacactgcgacaagcaATTCAGACACTTAGGACAGCTGAAAaaacatgagaggattcacactggagagaaaccttaa